In Sphingobium sp. Z007, one DNA window encodes the following:
- the ispZ gene encoding septation protein IspZ — MPADAKPVAKPAHGGTLSLALDFGPLLVFFLTYKGAGWFLGAGNPITAMTFGTAAFMAAIVIAVIISKIKLGRVSPMLWLSALLILFFGGLTIYFHDQSFIQLKPTIIYSFFALMLFAGLLRGKPLLKYLLQAAYDGLSETGWMKLSRNWALFFVAMAIANEVMRRSMSFDSWLAVKVWGVTIVSVIFAAANIPMLMRHGLVLGDSLDSDEVGETTPPQG; from the coding sequence ATGCCCGCTGACGCCAAGCCCGTAGCAAAGCCTGCCCATGGCGGCACGCTTAGCCTGGCGCTCGATTTCGGGCCGTTGCTGGTCTTCTTCCTGACCTACAAGGGTGCCGGCTGGTTCCTGGGGGCGGGCAATCCCATCACCGCCATGACCTTCGGCACGGCCGCCTTCATGGCGGCGATCGTGATCGCGGTCATCATCTCCAAAATAAAGCTGGGCCGCGTGTCGCCGATGCTGTGGCTGTCGGCGTTGCTGATCCTGTTTTTCGGCGGCCTCACCATCTATTTCCACGATCAGAGCTTCATCCAGTTGAAGCCCACGATCATCTACAGCTTCTTCGCGCTGATGCTGTTCGCGGGCCTGTTGCGCGGCAAGCCGTTGCTCAAATATCTTCTCCAGGCCGCCTATGATGGCCTGAGCGAAACCGGATGGATGAAGCTGTCGCGCAACTGGGCGCTCTTCTTCGTGGCCATGGCGATCGCGAACGAGGTGATGCGCCGGTCGATGAGTTTCGACAGTTGGCTTGCGGTCAAGGTATGGGGTGTGACCATCGTATCGGTCATATTCGCCGCCGCCAACATCCCGATGCTGATGCGCCACGGCCTGGTGCTGGGCGACAGCCTGGACAGCGACGAGGTCGGCGAAACCACCCCGCCGCAGGGATAA
- the mtaB gene encoding tRNA (N(6)-L-threonylcarbamoyladenosine(37)-C(2))-methylthiotransferase MtaB, with amino-acid sequence MSGPEIITMGCRLNIAESEAIRAMANDQDNLIVFNSCAVTAEAVRQTRQAIRRARRERPDARILVTGCAAQTEPQTFAAMAEVDGVIGNREKMEAASFAPVAEKVRVSDIMTVRDTAPHMASAFADHARAFLEVQNGCDHRCTFCIIPYGRGNSRSVPAGAVVDKAKQLVDAGYREIVLTGVDVTSYGPDLPGNQSLGLLIERILNGVPDLPRLRLSSIDSVEIDDRLFDLIAHDPRMMPHLHLSLQAGDDMILKRMKRRHSRADAIAVVERLKAARPDISIGADIIAGFPTEDDSMFENSLALIDECDIVHGHIFPYSPRVGTPAARMPQVDRATVKVRAARLRDACAARRDTWLRSLIGTTQSVLVERNGLTGHAENFAPVRFASTQPPSSIVSVPITALENGALIAQEAQQ; translated from the coding sequence ATGAGCGGACCCGAAATCATCACCATGGGCTGCCGCCTCAATATCGCGGAGAGCGAGGCGATTCGTGCCATGGCGAACGACCAGGACAATCTGATCGTCTTCAACAGTTGCGCGGTGACGGCAGAAGCCGTGCGCCAGACCCGCCAGGCGATCCGCCGCGCGCGCCGCGAACGGCCCGACGCCCGCATCCTCGTCACCGGCTGCGCCGCCCAGACCGAACCCCAAACATTCGCCGCCATGGCCGAAGTCGATGGCGTGATCGGCAATCGGGAGAAGATGGAGGCGGCCTCTTTCGCGCCAGTGGCAGAAAAAGTCCGCGTCTCCGATATCATGACGGTGCGCGACACCGCGCCGCATATGGCATCCGCCTTCGCCGATCATGCCCGCGCCTTTCTGGAGGTGCAAAATGGCTGCGACCATCGCTGCACCTTCTGCATCATACCCTATGGGCGTGGGAACAGCCGCTCCGTGCCCGCAGGCGCAGTGGTCGACAAGGCGAAGCAACTGGTCGATGCGGGCTATCGGGAAATCGTGCTGACGGGCGTCGATGTCACCAGCTACGGCCCCGACCTGCCCGGCAACCAGTCGCTCGGCCTGCTGATCGAACGCATCCTGAATGGCGTGCCCGACTTGCCCCGCCTGCGCCTGTCCTCGATCGACAGCGTGGAAATCGACGATCGGCTGTTCGACCTCATCGCCCATGATCCGCGCATGATGCCGCACCTGCACCTCTCGCTCCAGGCTGGCGACGACATGATCCTCAAGCGCATGAAGCGCCGCCACAGCCGCGCAGACGCCATTGCTGTCGTGGAACGGCTCAAGGCCGCCCGCCCTGACATCAGCATCGGCGCAGACATCATCGCCGGCTTCCCGACCGAGGATGACTCGATGTTCGAAAACAGCTTGGCGCTCATCGATGAATGCGACATCGTCCACGGCCATATCTTCCCCTATTCGCCCCGCGTCGGCACGCCCGCCGCACGGATGCCGCAGGTCGATCGCGCGACGGTCAAGGTCCGCGCCGCCCGGTTGCGCGACGCCTGCGCCGCCCGGCGCGATACCTGGCTCCGCAGCCTGATCGGCACGACCCAGTCAGTGCTGGTCGAACGCAACGGCCTCACCGGCCACGCCGAAAATTTCGCGCCAGTACGCTTCGCATCGACCCAGCCCCCCTCCTCCATCGTCTCCGTCCCCATCACGGCGCTTGAGAATGGCGCGCTGATCGCGCAAGAGGCGCAGCAATGA
- a CDS encoding amino acid permease — protein sequence MSWTRRKPMSAMTPQDAGHQLARTLSWPHLLALGVGAIVGTGILTLIGVGADRAGPAVLLSFAIAGAICACAALAYAELSTMMPAAGSAYSYSYVALGEGIAWIVGWSLILEYSLVVSTVAVGWSGYAAPLLTAIGFPVSLTQGPELGGLINLPAIFIIAVVAGLLMLGTRESARLNSVLVLIKIATLSLFVWFALPAFDAPNLQPFMPFGFAKHMGPDGVERGVMAAAAIIFFAFYGFDAISTAAEEAKNPDRDLAIGIVGSLVVCTLIYVLVAAAAIGALPFTRFADSPEPLALILREMGQGGVARIVGIAAVIALPTVLLGFLYGQSRIFLVMARDGFLPQSLAKISKRGTPARITAVTAALVAVIAGLLPIDEIAALANAGTLIAFTAVGWCLLVLRRRSPDLRRPFRTPAAWFVGLGAIGGCAYLFISLPMQTIMACFAWNGIGLLVYFLYGQKRATAA from the coding sequence ATGAGCTGGACACGCCGTAAGCCGATGAGCGCGATGACGCCGCAGGACGCGGGCCATCAACTGGCGCGCACCCTGTCCTGGCCGCATCTGCTCGCGCTTGGCGTCGGCGCGATCGTGGGAACGGGCATCCTGACCCTGATCGGCGTCGGCGCGGACAGGGCCGGACCCGCGGTGCTGCTCTCCTTCGCCATAGCGGGCGCGATCTGCGCCTGCGCCGCGCTAGCCTACGCCGAACTCTCAACCATGATGCCCGCGGCCGGCAGCGCCTATAGCTACAGCTATGTCGCATTGGGCGAAGGCATCGCCTGGATCGTGGGATGGAGCCTGATCTTGGAATATAGCCTGGTCGTATCGACCGTGGCGGTCGGCTGGTCTGGCTATGCCGCGCCGCTGCTCACCGCGATAGGCTTTCCAGTCAGCCTGACGCAGGGGCCGGAACTGGGTGGCCTCATCAACCTGCCCGCCATCTTCATCATCGCCGTGGTCGCAGGCCTGCTGATGCTCGGCACGCGCGAAAGCGCGCGCCTCAACAGCGTGCTGGTGCTCATCAAGATTGCAACCTTGAGCCTGTTCGTCTGGTTCGCCCTGCCCGCCTTCGACGCGCCGAATTTGCAGCCCTTCATGCCCTTCGGCTTCGCCAAGCATATGGGACCGGACGGGGTCGAACGCGGGGTCATGGCGGCGGCCGCGATCATCTTCTTTGCCTTTTACGGCTTCGACGCCATTTCAACGGCGGCGGAGGAAGCGAAGAACCCGGACCGGGATCTGGCCATCGGCATCGTCGGGTCGCTGGTCGTCTGCACCCTTATCTATGTGCTGGTCGCCGCCGCCGCGATCGGCGCGCTGCCCTTCACCCGCTTTGCCGACAGTCCCGAGCCGCTGGCGCTGATCCTGCGCGAAATGGGCCAGGGCGGCGTCGCCCGCATCGTCGGCATTGCCGCTGTCATCGCCTTGCCCACCGTCCTGCTCGGCTTCCTCTACGGCCAGAGCCGCATCTTCCTGGTGATGGCGCGCGACGGCTTCCTGCCGCAGAGCCTGGCGAAGATATCGAAGCGCGGCACGCCTGCGCGCATCACCGCCGTCACCGCTGCGCTGGTGGCCGTGATCGCCGGTCTGCTGCCGATCGACGAGATCGCGGCACTGGCCAATGCCGGCACGCTGATCGCCTTCACCGCGGTCGGCTGGTGCCTGCTCGTCCTGCGCCGCCGCAGCCCGGACCTGCGCCGCCCCTTCCGCACGCCCGCAGCCTGGTTCGTGGGCCTGGGCGCGATCGGCGGCTGCGCCTATCTCTTCATCAGCCTGCCGATGCAGACGATCATGGCCTGCTTCGCGTGGAATGGGATTGGGTTGCTGGTGTATTTTCTCTACGGGCAGAAGCGGGCGACGGCGGCGTAA
- the dapF gene encoding diaminopimelate epimerase: MGRFSKMHGLGNDFVVIDARENAIDMTEARARAIADRHAGIGCDQLILISNAPDADVSMQIFNADGSEVEACGNATRCVPLFVGRDVLIRTKAGLLDAKAVDGGASVDMGAPRFDWDAIPLAWPMDTLTMGASWEDLPAPAAVNVGNPHVIFFVDDLDGVNFDHLGPLIEHDPLFPARVNVNFAQVIDDNHIRLVVWERGAGLTRACGTGACATAVAAIRRKLVAGPVTVSLPGGDLVIDWTPGGTIRMTGPATHVFDGEADWDRF, encoded by the coding sequence ATGGGACGCTTTTCCAAAATGCATGGCCTGGGCAACGACTTTGTCGTGATCGACGCGCGCGAAAACGCGATCGATATGACGGAAGCGCGCGCCCGCGCCATCGCCGATCGCCATGCCGGGATCGGCTGCGACCAACTCATCCTGATCAGCAACGCCCCCGACGCGGATGTGTCGATGCAGATTTTCAATGCCGACGGCAGCGAAGTCGAAGCCTGCGGCAACGCAACCCGCTGCGTGCCCCTGTTCGTCGGCCGCGACGTGCTGATCCGCACCAAAGCGGGCCTGCTCGACGCTAAGGCGGTCGATGGCGGCGCCAGCGTCGATATGGGCGCACCCCGCTTCGATTGGGACGCGATCCCGCTCGCCTGGCCCATGGACACGCTGACCATGGGTGCCAGCTGGGAAGACCTGCCCGCCCCCGCCGCAGTCAATGTCGGCAACCCCCATGTCATCTTCTTCGTGGACGATCTGGACGGTGTGAACTTCGACCATCTCGGCCCGCTGATCGAGCATGATCCGCTGTTCCCGGCGCGCGTGAACGTTAATTTTGCGCAGGTCATTGATGACAATCATATCCGCCTGGTCGTGTGGGAACGCGGCGCGGGGCTGACGCGCGCCTGCGGCACCGGCGCCTGCGCCACCGCCGTCGCCGCCATCCGCCGCAAGCTGGTGGCGGGACCGGTGACGGTCAGCCTGCCGGGCGGCGATCTCGTCATCGACTGGACGCCGGGCGGCACGATCCGCATGACCGGTCCCGCCACCCATGTCTTCGACGGCGAGGCTGACTGGGACCGTTTCTGA
- the ftsY gene encoding signal recognition particle-docking protein FtsY translates to MTDTGTSWRDRLFGGLKRTSDKLGDNLTGLFSKAALDTQTLDEIEEALILSDLGPAMAARVRERLAEGRFNKELTEEYLREIIAEEIEKVLAPVARPLEIEAFPRPQVILVIGVNGSGKTTTIAKLAHNFLEQDYGVMLAAGDTFRAAAIGQLKVWAERLGIPIVAGKEGGDAAGIVFDAVKQATETGIDVLIVDTAGRLQNKTELMDELAKVRRVLGRLNPAAPHDVVLVLDATTGQNALNQIEVFKETAQVTGLVMTKLDGTARGGVLVAAAEKFRLPIHAIGVGERIEDLRPFDPGDMARAIAGTAYAR, encoded by the coding sequence ATGACAGACACCGGCACCAGCTGGCGCGACCGCCTCTTTGGCGGATTGAAGCGCACGTCCGACAAGCTCGGCGACAATCTCACCGGCCTTTTTTCCAAGGCGGCCCTGGATACGCAGACCCTTGACGAGATTGAGGAAGCGCTGATCCTGTCCGATCTTGGCCCAGCCATGGCCGCGCGCGTGCGCGAACGGCTGGCCGAAGGGCGCTTCAACAAGGAACTGACCGAGGAATATCTGCGCGAGATCATCGCGGAGGAGATCGAGAAGGTGCTCGCCCCGGTTGCCCGCCCGTTGGAGATCGAAGCCTTTCCGCGGCCGCAGGTGATCCTAGTCATCGGCGTCAACGGATCGGGCAAGACCACCACCATCGCCAAGCTCGCCCATAATTTCCTGGAGCAGGATTATGGCGTCATGCTGGCGGCGGGCGACACCTTCCGCGCGGCGGCCATCGGCCAGCTCAAGGTTTGGGCGGAGCGGCTGGGCATCCCTATCGTCGCGGGCAAGGAAGGCGGCGACGCGGCAGGCATCGTGTTCGACGCCGTCAAGCAGGCGACGGAAACCGGCATCGACGTGCTGATCGTGGACACGGCCGGGCGCCTGCAGAACAAGACCGAGTTGATGGACGAACTAGCGAAGGTGCGCCGCGTGCTGGGCCGATTGAACCCGGCCGCCCCGCACGACGTTGTGCTGGTTCTGGATGCCACCACGGGACAAAATGCGTTGAACCAGATCGAAGTCTTCAAGGAAACGGCGCAGGTCACGGGGCTGGTCATGACCAAGCTCGACGGCACCGCGCGCGGCGGCGTTCTGGTCGCGGCGGCGGAGAAATTCCGCCTGCCTATCCACGCCATCGGCGTGGGGGAGAGGATCGAGGATCTGCGCCCCTTCGATCCCGGCGACATGGCCCGCGCCATTGCGGGGACGGCCTATGCCCGCTGA
- a CDS encoding methyl-accepting chemotaxis protein, translating into MSAMTSLDRLRLQGLRILLFVNWIWTVAIGLAGLLLGAEHSGRALFLSALVNTLPTIRVMRERRDLEARLAMGTLAAVQPAIGLYLLSGHGWQMDGHMFFFVALAGLALLYDWRPILLAASLTAAHHLVLSFILPTWVFPDNANIGRVAIHGIAVVLQAAVLCYLTIRLRAMLLALDGHMAQAGELAQQAEKGRHAAEAAMTASSEMETRAARLREQQEAEKARMAAERRAATMMLVGDFRHSVAEIVGAVGAAAQELDDSARQLNQLAQRASEGTEETVAIAEQSSTNAAMLARRIDQLSESITAIASASQQQAMLGGQAQRVSTMGHQAVHDLEGRTTSITSFADSITDIAARTNLLALNATIEAARAGEVGRGFAVVAGEVKQLAGQAANATGEIHALAWSARQGAGVAREALSEVAGAVEQLAEAADAIQRAVVDQRDATSAIGESARDTAQDAAIMTRQMEGVADVARDTESLSGRVSSAASSLSRTAQALQRAAEQFVAQLEAA; encoded by the coding sequence ATGAGCGCGATGACTAGCCTGGATCGGCTGCGGCTACAGGGTTTGCGCATCCTCCTGTTCGTTAACTGGATCTGGACCGTTGCGATCGGCCTTGCGGGCCTGTTGCTGGGGGCGGAGCATAGCGGCCGCGCCCTGTTCCTGTCCGCTCTGGTCAACACGCTGCCGACGATCCGCGTAATGCGCGAGCGGCGAGACCTCGAAGCGCGTCTTGCCATGGGCACGTTGGCTGCGGTGCAACCGGCGATCGGACTATATCTGCTGTCTGGTCATGGCTGGCAGATGGACGGCCATATGTTCTTCTTCGTGGCGTTGGCGGGGTTGGCGCTGCTCTACGACTGGCGGCCGATCCTGCTGGCGGCATCGCTGACGGCGGCTCATCATCTCGTGCTCAGCTTTATTCTGCCGACTTGGGTCTTTCCAGATAATGCCAACATCGGTCGGGTCGCGATCCACGGCATCGCCGTCGTGTTGCAGGCGGCCGTCCTTTGTTACCTGACTATTCGGTTACGCGCGATGCTGCTGGCTCTCGACGGACACATGGCGCAAGCCGGGGAACTTGCCCAGCAAGCCGAAAAAGGGCGTCATGCCGCGGAAGCGGCGATGACGGCGAGCAGCGAGATGGAGACCCGCGCTGCGCGCCTACGCGAACAGCAAGAGGCGGAGAAGGCCCGCATGGCGGCTGAACGACGAGCGGCCACGATGATGCTGGTCGGCGATTTCCGCCATTCGGTGGCGGAAATCGTAGGCGCGGTTGGGGCTGCCGCTCAGGAACTCGACGATTCGGCCCGCCAACTCAATCAATTGGCCCAGCGTGCGAGCGAAGGCACCGAGGAGACGGTGGCGATCGCCGAACAATCCTCCACCAATGCGGCCATGCTGGCCAGGAGGATCGACCAATTGTCGGAATCGATCACCGCGATCGCGTCGGCGTCGCAACAGCAGGCGATGCTTGGCGGCCAGGCGCAGCGCGTATCGACCATGGGGCATCAGGCCGTGCATGATCTGGAAGGGCGCACGACCTCGATCACCAGCTTTGCCGACTCCATCACCGATATCGCCGCGCGCACCAATCTCCTCGCGCTAAACGCCACGATCGAAGCCGCGCGCGCCGGGGAGGTCGGCCGCGGTTTCGCGGTGGTGGCGGGCGAGGTCAAGCAATTGGCGGGGCAGGCGGCCAACGCGACCGGCGAAATTCACGCTTTGGCCTGGTCAGCCCGGCAGGGGGCCGGCGTCGCACGCGAGGCGCTATCCGAAGTCGCAGGCGCTGTCGAACAACTGGCGGAAGCGGCCGACGCCATCCAGCGGGCGGTTGTCGATCAGCGCGATGCGACCAGCGCCATCGGTGAATCGGCAAGAGATACCGCGCAGGATGCCGCCATCATGACGCGGCAAATGGAAGGAGTGGCCGATGTGGCGCGCGACACCGAAAGCCTGTCGGGTCGCGTTTCGAGCGCCGCATCGAGCTTGTCGCGAACGGCCCAAGCCTTGCAGCGAGCAGCGGAACAATTTGTAGCGCAGTTGGAAGCCGCCTGA
- a CDS encoding superoxide dismutase, with protein sequence MAFVLPDLPYAKDAFGDILSVETFDFHHGKHHNAYVVKANELIAADASLQGKSLVELIKSAKGGLFNQVGQIWNHTFYWQSLSPTKTAPTGELLTKIEEAFGSVDALIEKLKAEAVGHFASGWAALVLKDGKLEVTSYHDADTPVAHEGHAPLLIVDVWEHAYYIDYRNLRPSYADRILKEAINWDFAALNLDGKGASRADQPG encoded by the coding sequence ATGGCTTTTGTTCTGCCCGACCTGCCCTATGCCAAGGATGCTTTTGGCGACATCCTGTCCGTCGAAACCTTCGATTTCCACCATGGCAAGCATCACAATGCCTATGTCGTGAAGGCCAATGAACTGATCGCCGCCGACGCCAGCCTTCAGGGCAAGTCGCTGGTCGAACTGATCAAGTCGGCCAAGGGCGGCCTGTTCAACCAGGTCGGCCAGATCTGGAACCACACATTCTACTGGCAGTCGCTGTCGCCGACCAAGACCGCGCCGACCGGCGAACTCCTGACCAAGATCGAAGAAGCCTTCGGTTCGGTCGATGCGCTGATCGAAAAGCTGAAAGCCGAAGCCGTGGGCCATTTCGCCAGCGGCTGGGCCGCGCTGGTCCTCAAGGACGGCAAGCTGGAAGTGACCAGCTATCATGACGCCGACACACCTGTCGCGCATGAAGGCCATGCGCCGCTGCTGATCGTCGATGTGTGGGAACATGCCTATTATATCGACTATCGCAACTTGCGCCCCAGCTATGCCGACCGCATCCTCAAGGAAGCGATCAACTGGGATTTCGCCGCGCTGAACCTGGACGGCAAGGGCGCCAGCCGCGCCGACCAGCCGGGCTGA
- a CDS encoding N-acetylmuramoyl-L-alanine amidase, with product MTDMPMIETPSPNFDERGLPISMLVLHYTGMPDAASAINWLANSESKVSAHYVVTEDGQIIRMVDEAKRAWHAGRSHWRGVDDVNSASIGIEIVNPGHEWGYRPFPETQMGSLIPLVHQIVQRHRITRGNIVGHSDIAPARKQDPGELFPWGQLARLRLALPRPTKNLMDPHWTDGGFMLALERFGYDITDPQAAVVAFQRRFRPERIDGVICGECRAILLALLLPKPRGDE from the coding sequence ATGACAGACATGCCGATGATCGAAACGCCGTCGCCCAATTTCGACGAGCGCGGCCTGCCCATCTCGATGCTGGTGCTGCACTATACCGGCATGCCCGATGCGGCGAGCGCCATCAACTGGCTGGCCAATTCCGAATCGAAGGTGTCGGCCCATTATGTCGTGACCGAGGATGGGCAGATTATCCGCATGGTCGATGAAGCCAAGCGCGCCTGGCATGCGGGTCGGTCGCACTGGCGCGGAGTTGACGACGTCAATTCGGCCAGCATCGGCATAGAGATTGTCAATCCAGGACATGAATGGGGCTATCGGCCTTTCCCCGAAACGCAGATGGGATCGCTGATCCCGCTGGTCCATCAAATCGTTCAGCGCCACCGCATCACCCGCGGCAATATCGTCGGCCACAGCGACATCGCGCCTGCGCGCAAGCAGGATCCGGGCGAGCTTTTCCCTTGGGGCCAGCTTGCGCGCCTGCGCCTGGCCCTGCCGCGGCCCACCAAGAATCTGATGGACCCGCATTGGACTGATGGCGGGTTCATGCTGGCGCTCGAACGCTTTGGCTATGACATTACCGATCCGCAGGCGGCGGTGGTCGCCTTTCAGCGCCGCTTCCGGCCGGAGCGCATCGATGGGGTGATTTGCGGCGAATGTCGTGCGATCCTGCTGGCGCTGTTGCTGCCTAAGCCCAGGGGCGATGAATAA
- a CDS encoding J domain-containing protein, producing MARHSRSNDWGFPRWRAYGAAREAQRVRMCDRFGCDKPGDCPAPKSPNSPERWYFCADHAGEYNRNWDYFQGLDEEERASREKAERRDAGGYQSSAYHSWGGPGDGSRSRDEMHALKALELEDDAGFEDVKKSWRRLAKEYHPDVKPNDSDAAVRFQAIQAAYEVLRAAEERRTWKPRGATY from the coding sequence ATGGCACGACACAGCCGATCCAATGACTGGGGCTTTCCGCGATGGCGTGCCTATGGCGCGGCGCGCGAAGCGCAGCGCGTGCGCATGTGCGATCGCTTCGGTTGCGACAAGCCGGGCGATTGCCCCGCGCCCAAATCGCCCAACAGCCCCGAAAGATGGTATTTCTGCGCTGACCATGCCGGCGAATATAATCGGAACTGGGACTATTTTCAGGGGCTGGACGAGGAAGAGCGCGCTTCCCGTGAAAAGGCTGAGCGGCGGGATGCGGGTGGTTACCAGTCCAGCGCCTATCATAGTTGGGGCGGACCGGGTGATGGCAGCCGATCGCGCGATGAGATGCATGCGCTCAAGGCGCTGGAACTGGAAGACGACGCCGGTTTCGAGGACGTGAAGAAGAGCTGGCGCCGGCTCGCCAAGGAATATCATCCTGACGTCAAGCCTAACGACAGCGATGCTGCGGTACGGTTCCAGGCGATCCAAGCCGCTTATGAGGTGCTGCGCGCGGCCGAGGAGCGGCGGACATGGAAGCCGCGGGGAGCGACGTATTGA